The following are encoded in a window of Solidesulfovibrio magneticus RS-1 genomic DNA:
- a CDS encoding FmdB family zinc ribbon protein encodes MPIYEYKCTKCGKEFEVLQRSFDVDEAPCEHCGAPGKRFMSNTSFVLKGTGWYVTDYKANGGCSASGNAANGSNGSAKPADAPAAEAAAPASPCASGGCSSCPSASASSADA; translated from the coding sequence ATGCCCATCTACGAATACAAATGCACCAAATGCGGCAAGGAATTCGAAGTGCTTCAACGCAGCTTCGACGTGGACGAAGCGCCCTGCGAACACTGCGGCGCTCCCGGCAAGCGCTTCATGTCCAACACCTCGTTCGTGCTCAAGGGCACGGGCTGGTACGTGACCGACTACAAGGCCAACGGCGGTTGCAGCGCTTCGGGCAACGCGGCCAACGGGTCCAACGGTTCGGCCAAGCCCGCCGACGCCCCGGCCGCCGAAGCAGCGGCTCCGGCCTCGCCCTGCGCTTCCGGCGGCTGTTCGTCCTGCCCGAGCGCCTCCGCGTCCAGCGCCGACGCCTAG
- a CDS encoding NADH-quinone oxidoreductase subunit 5 family protein, with protein sequence MLDTLVFVTVLLPFLVAAVLLVLREQNVRKVILVATAGVLILASLAMLRGGAFIMSPAPLWGSLVTLGDFLILAVVLLVGLKRKNQIIVWLTVAQIVGLIWFDFFMIQDHGATPAFFADDLSLVMVLVVSIVGSLIAVYGIGYMKEHEEHLHLTTSKQPQFFFFIVLFLGAMNGLVLANNMLWMYFFWECTTLCSFMLIGHDDTEIARKNAERALWMNVLGGTAFLFGVMLLYKVTGTLSLQEILARGPEFAVAGGAILVPMFLLVFAGMTKAAQAPFQSWLTGAMVAPTPVSALLHSSTMVKAGVYIIVRLAPIYAGTYFSNFVALFGGFVFLATACLAAGQSNGKKILAYSTISNLALIIACAGINTPAAITAAILLILFHAISKALMFLCVGAIEQKIGSRDIEDMRGLFARMPRTALVAVIGILTMMLPPFGMLMAKWMAIESAHGQFLLMIMLALGSGVTVLFWCRWAGLMLATPFAKAAPEAQDSTIRGPLYLLAGLAVVLSFFSPLVYNGLVAPVVAMYYKTAPYVLRFGNFESSTGVFLVYPLFILLGLGFFFALRQTRKITAAQAVGPYMCGEQTAVDGKPGFLGPLGQNVTAVSGNYYLEQFFGEAMLSKWINVIALAVLVIMLFGGAL encoded by the coding sequence ATGCTCGACACGCTGGTCTTTGTGACGGTGCTGCTGCCATTTTTGGTCGCAGCCGTGTTGCTCGTTTTGCGAGAGCAAAATGTGCGCAAGGTCATCCTGGTCGCCACGGCGGGAGTACTCATACTCGCGTCGTTGGCCATGCTTCGGGGCGGCGCGTTCATCATGTCGCCGGCGCCACTATGGGGTTCACTGGTCACCCTTGGTGACTTCCTGATCCTCGCCGTGGTGTTGCTGGTCGGCTTGAAACGCAAAAACCAGATCATCGTATGGCTCACCGTGGCCCAGATCGTCGGACTTATTTGGTTCGACTTCTTCATGATCCAGGACCACGGCGCGACGCCGGCCTTTTTCGCGGACGACCTCAGCCTCGTCATGGTGCTGGTGGTGTCCATCGTCGGTTCCCTCATCGCCGTGTACGGCATCGGCTACATGAAGGAACACGAGGAACATCTGCATCTGACCACGTCGAAACAGCCTCAGTTCTTTTTCTTCATCGTCCTGTTCCTGGGCGCCATGAACGGCCTCGTTTTGGCCAACAACATGCTGTGGATGTACTTCTTCTGGGAATGCACCACGCTGTGTTCGTTCATGCTCATCGGCCATGACGACACCGAGATCGCCCGCAAGAACGCGGAACGCGCCCTGTGGATGAACGTGCTCGGCGGCACGGCCTTCCTGTTTGGCGTCATGCTCCTGTACAAGGTCACCGGCACCCTGTCGCTCCAGGAGATCCTGGCTCGCGGACCGGAATTCGCCGTGGCCGGCGGGGCCATCCTCGTGCCCATGTTCCTGCTGGTCTTCGCCGGCATGACCAAGGCCGCCCAGGCCCCGTTCCAGAGCTGGCTCACCGGGGCCATGGTGGCTCCCACCCCGGTTTCGGCCTTGCTCCACTCCTCGACCATGGTCAAGGCCGGCGTCTACATCATCGTGCGCCTGGCCCCGATCTACGCCGGCACCTACTTCAGCAACTTCGTGGCCCTGTTCGGGGGCTTCGTGTTTTTGGCCACGGCCTGCCTGGCCGCCGGCCAGTCCAACGGCAAGAAGATCCTGGCCTACTCCACCATCTCCAACCTGGCGCTCATTATTGCCTGCGCCGGCATCAACACCCCGGCCGCCATCACCGCGGCCATCCTGCTGATCCTGTTCCACGCCATCTCCAAGGCGCTCATGTTCCTGTGCGTCGGGGCCATCGAGCAGAAGATCGGCTCCCGCGACATCGAGGACATGCGCGGCCTGTTCGCCCGCATGCCCCGCACGGCCCTGGTCGCCGTCATCGGCATCCTGACCATGATGCTGCCGCCTTTCGGCATGCTCATGGCCAAGTGGATGGCCATCGAGTCGGCCCACGGCCAGTTCCTGCTCATGATCATGCTGGCCCTGGGTTCGGGCGTCACCGTGCTCTTCTGGTGCCGCTGGGCCGGCCTCATGCTGGCCACGCCCTTTGCCAAGGCCGCTCCCGAAGCCCAGGACAGCACCATCCGGGGACCGCTCTACCTCCTGGCCGGCCTGGCCGTGGTGTTGAGCTTCTTCTCGCCCCTGGTCTACAACGGCCTGGTCGCTCCCGTGGTGGCCATGTACTATAAGACCGCGCCGTACGTGCTGCGATTCGGCAACTTTGAATCGTCCACCGGCGTCTTCCTGGTTTATCCGCTGTTTATCCTGCTTGGCCTGGGCTTTTTCTTCGCCCTGCGCCAGACCCGCAAGATCACGGCCGCCCAGGCGGTTGGCCCCTACATGTGCGGCGAGCAGACCGCCGTTGACGGCAAGCCCGGCTTCCTTGGCCCCCTCGGCCAGAACGTCACGGCCGTGTCCGGCAACTACTACCTGGAACAGTTCTTTGGAGAGGCCATGCTCTCCAAGTGGATCAACGTCATCGCCCTGGCCGTGCTGGTGATCATGCTCTTTGGAGGCGCCCTGTGA
- a CDS encoding cobyric acid synthase — MKEKAFPHGGNLRALAAEAGRDPSEILDASASINPLGPPPWLRDVLSAAVADLVHYPDPDCTALLEAASARYGAPASHFVAGNGTSQLLFALPRCTGLARAVIPSPAYTDYAVACHKSGMDVRRLPGSEFDGFAPQLDRIEAVLRSPSLVVIASPANPTGVVTDATAIIELAGRHPQSLFLVDEAFADFVPGFTSLAGEDRPHNVAVLLSLTKSFAIPGLRLGLLAASPDLADWVRRTLAPWSVGTLPQAVGLRALADRTFLEDTRAALPGLRQRLAEGLAGLGLTVFPSQANFLLARLSLSGPNAPEVCRRLLTEHGVALRDCTNFSGLSDRYLRLAVRPEAETDRILDALAAVLAACPMPASRPRPKTPALMVQGTTSSAGKSVLTAGLCRLLARAGYKVAPFKSQNMSLNSGVTADGLEMGRAQIVQARACRLAPDARMNPILLKPTSDLGSQVIVLGKPVGTMRVADYIAYKPTAFAAAREAYDALAGQADVMVLEGAGSPAEVNLKAHDIVNMAMARHAGASVLLAADIDRGGAYAGLLGTMECLPEAERALVAGYVLNRFRGDATLLAPANDYLAQRTGQGVLAVVPFLSDLGLPDEDSVTFKDGQSLPDTPPADPTLLDIAVIDLPHLSNATDCDALAVEPDTRLRRVREAGKLGRPDAVLLPGSKNTLADLAWLQDSGLAAALTTLAAAGTTEIVGICAGLQMLGETVADPLGLESDRGHTAGLGLLPLTTRLAAEKTLTATDAVHTPSKLPLHGYEIHHGITIIQGDAAALDIIAARADGQPLAYARKDAPIWGAYLHGLFDADAFRRQFLNTLRQRRGQEPITRLTPYDIDPALDRLADVLEERLGLATVRRLLGL; from the coding sequence TTGAAAGAAAAAGCTTTTCCCCACGGCGGCAATCTGCGCGCCCTGGCCGCCGAGGCCGGACGCGACCCATCCGAAATCCTCGACGCCTCGGCCAGCATCAATCCGCTGGGGCCGCCGCCCTGGCTGCGCGACGTCTTAAGCGCCGCCGTCGCCGACCTCGTCCACTACCCGGACCCGGACTGCACCGCGCTCCTTGAGGCCGCCTCGGCCCGCTACGGCGCGCCAGCCTCCCATTTCGTGGCCGGCAACGGCACAAGCCAACTCCTTTTCGCCCTGCCGCGCTGCACCGGCCTGGCCCGGGCGGTCATCCCCTCCCCGGCCTACACCGACTACGCCGTGGCCTGCCACAAGTCCGGCATGGACGTGCGCCGGCTGCCCGGCTCGGAATTCGACGGCTTCGCCCCCCAGCTCGACCGCATCGAGGCCGTGCTGCGCTCGCCCTCCCTGGTTGTCATCGCCAGCCCCGCCAACCCCACCGGCGTCGTCACCGACGCCACCGCCATCATTGAGCTGGCCGGCCGTCACCCCCAGAGCCTGTTTTTGGTGGACGAGGCCTTTGCCGACTTCGTGCCCGGCTTTACGAGCCTGGCCGGCGAGGACCGGCCCCACAACGTGGCCGTGCTGCTCTCGCTCACCAAAAGCTTCGCCATACCCGGCCTGCGCCTGGGGCTGCTCGCCGCCAGCCCCGATCTGGCCGACTGGGTGCGCCGCACCCTGGCCCCGTGGTCGGTGGGAACCCTCCCCCAGGCCGTGGGCCTGCGCGCCCTGGCCGACAGGACCTTTCTGGAGGATACCCGGGCCGCCCTGCCCGGCCTGCGCCAGCGGCTGGCCGAAGGGCTGGCCGGCCTTGGCCTCACGGTCTTCCCGAGCCAGGCCAATTTCCTGCTGGCCCGGCTGTCGCTTTCCGGCCCCAACGCCCCGGAGGTCTGCCGCCGCCTCTTAACTGAACACGGCGTGGCCCTTCGCGACTGCACCAATTTTTCCGGCCTTTCCGACCGCTACCTGCGCCTGGCCGTGCGCCCCGAGGCCGAGACCGACCGCATCCTGGACGCCCTGGCCGCCGTGCTGGCCGCCTGCCCCATGCCCGCCTCCCGCCCCCGGCCCAAGACCCCGGCGCTTATGGTCCAAGGGACCACCTCCAGCGCCGGCAAATCCGTGCTCACCGCCGGCCTGTGCCGGCTGCTGGCCCGGGCCGGCTACAAGGTCGCGCCGTTTAAATCGCAAAACATGTCGCTCAATTCCGGAGTCACGGCCGACGGCCTGGAAATGGGCCGGGCGCAGATCGTCCAGGCCCGAGCCTGCCGGCTGGCCCCGGACGCGCGCATGAACCCCATCCTTTTAAAGCCCACCTCGGACCTCGGCTCCCAGGTCATTGTCCTTGGCAAACCGGTCGGAACCATGCGCGTGGCGGACTACATCGCCTACAAACCCACGGCCTTCGCCGCCGCCCGGGAGGCCTACGACGCCCTGGCCGGCCAGGCCGACGTCATGGTGCTCGAAGGAGCCGGCAGCCCGGCCGAGGTCAATCTCAAGGCCCATGACATCGTCAACATGGCCATGGCCCGCCATGCCGGGGCCAGCGTGCTGCTGGCCGCCGACATCGACCGGGGCGGCGCCTACGCCGGGCTGCTGGGCACCATGGAATGCCTGCCCGAAGCCGAACGGGCGCTCGTCGCCGGCTATGTGCTCAACCGCTTCCGGGGCGACGCCACGCTGTTGGCCCCGGCCAACGACTACCTCGCCCAGCGCACCGGACAGGGCGTGCTGGCCGTGGTCCCCTTCCTGTCCGATCTGGGCCTGCCCGACGAGGACTCGGTCACCTTCAAGGACGGCCAGTCCCTGCCCGATACCCCGCCGGCCGACCCGACGCTCCTCGACATCGCGGTCATCGACCTGCCGCATCTCTCCAACGCCACGGACTGCGACGCCCTGGCCGTGGAACCCGACACGCGCCTACGCCGGGTGCGCGAGGCCGGTAAGCTCGGCCGGCCCGACGCCGTGCTGCTGCCTGGCAGCAAGAACACCCTGGCCGACCTGGCCTGGCTCCAGGATTCCGGCCTGGCCGCCGCCCTGACCACACTGGCCGCCGCCGGCACAACCGAAATCGTCGGCATCTGCGCCGGGCTGCAAATGCTCGGCGAGACCGTGGCCGATCCCCTGGGTCTGGAATCGGATCGCGGCCACACCGCCGGCCTGGGCCTGCTGCCGCTCACCACCCGCCTGGCCGCCGAAAAAACCCTGACCGCCACCGATGCCGTCCACACGCCATCAAAGCTGCCCCTTCACGGCTACGAAATCCACCACGGCATCACCATTATTCAAGGGGACGCCGCCGCCCTGGACATCATCGCCGCCCGGGCCGACGGCCAACCCCTGGCCTACGCCCGAAAAGACGCGCCCATTTGGGGTGCCTACCTGCACGGCCTCTTCGACGCCGACGCCTTCCGCCGCCAGTTCCTCAACACCCTGCGCCAGCGCCGGGGTCAGGAACCCATCACCCGGCTGACGCCCTACGACATCGACCCGGCCCTGGACCGGCTGGCCGACGTGCTGGAAGAACGCCTGGGGTTGGCGACCGTACGTCGATTGCTGGGATTGTAG
- a CDS encoding YidH family protein, whose product MTDAPAPQPAASAAPDARPYDLTNPQVLLAWQRNHLANERTFLAWCRTGLALFGFSFVIERFDFFIRQLQNVPMFEGMAHKHLHTETVTLSTFGVGVLVMVVAVWRFWYIRRCINTGAKTFSPIPDIVFTVAVVGMILGLFSVFWHLIMQ is encoded by the coding sequence ATGACCGACGCCCCTGCCCCGCAACCGGCCGCTTCCGCCGCCCCGGACGCCCGGCCCTACGACCTCACCAACCCCCAGGTGCTCCTGGCCTGGCAGCGCAACCACCTGGCCAACGAACGCACGTTTCTGGCCTGGTGCCGCACGGGACTGGCACTTTTTGGCTTCAGCTTCGTCATCGAGCGCTTCGACTTCTTCATCCGCCAGCTGCAAAACGTGCCCATGTTCGAGGGCATGGCCCACAAGCACCTGCACACCGAGACCGTGACGCTGTCCACCTTCGGCGTGGGTGTTTTGGTCATGGTTGTGGCCGTGTGGCGCTTCTGGTACATCCGACGCTGCATCAACACCGGCGCCAAGACCTTTTCGCCGATCCCGGACATCGTCTTCACCGTGGCCGTGGTCGGCATGATCCTTGGGCTTTTTTCCGTGTTCTGGCATCTCATCATGCAGTGA
- a CDS encoding NADH-quinone oxidoreductase subunit C, which yields MLETIPLSLDQVAAVAKECFDDGWRQVTMSAVDCGEAGFEILYHYDKDLVMKHYRLSIPKETVVPSISPVYFCALLIENEIRDQFGICFSDIVLDFGGALYLEAEVRAMPFCKVSVAEKQS from the coding sequence GTGCTGGAAACGATACCTCTGAGCCTCGATCAAGTCGCCGCCGTGGCCAAGGAGTGCTTTGACGACGGCTGGCGGCAGGTGACCATGTCCGCCGTGGACTGCGGCGAGGCCGGCTTTGAAATCCTGTATCACTACGACAAAGATCTGGTCATGAAGCACTACCGGCTCTCCATCCCCAAGGAGACCGTGGTGCCGAGCATCTCGCCGGTGTACTTCTGCGCGCTGCTCATCGAAAACGAGATCCGCGACCAATTCGGCATCTGCTTCTCCGACATCGTCCTCGATTTCGGCGGGGCCTTGTACCTTGAAGCTGAAGTCCGCGCCATGCCGTTCTGCAAGGTCAGCGTGGCCGAAAAACAGTCTTAA
- a CDS encoding respiratory chain complex I subunit 1 family protein — protein MTKILLAVLALVAAPILGALITGVDRRITAWLQSRYGPPILQPLYDVLKLLGKQPMLVNTWQALCAYVYLVGAALSVVLLFTGSDLLLIFFVLTIGAVFLVMGALASPSPYSQIGGQRELLQMLAYEPLLILVFASIAMVTGSFKVSAVFELSRPMLYDLPLMFIVLGYALTIKLRKSPFDISASAHAHQELVRGVYTEYSGPYLAMIEIAHWYEVILVLGICALFWSTSFVGMIVLVALTYMAEIIVDNVTARLTWRVMLKSAVGMGLVLTVVNLLWLYAQ, from the coding sequence ATGACCAAAATCCTTCTCGCCGTCCTGGCCCTGGTCGCGGCCCCGATTCTCGGCGCGCTCATTACCGGCGTGGACCGCCGCATCACCGCCTGGCTGCAGTCCCGCTACGGCCCGCCGATCCTCCAGCCGCTCTACGACGTGCTCAAGCTCCTGGGCAAACAGCCCATGCTCGTCAACACCTGGCAGGCCCTTTGCGCCTACGTTTACCTCGTCGGCGCGGCCCTGTCCGTGGTGTTGCTCTTTACCGGCTCCGATCTGCTGCTCATCTTCTTCGTGCTGACCATCGGCGCGGTCTTCCTGGTCATGGGCGCCCTGGCCTCGCCGTCGCCCTACAGCCAGATCGGCGGCCAGCGCGAGTTGCTCCAGATGCTGGCCTACGAGCCGCTTTTGATCCTCGTGTTTGCCTCCATCGCCATGGTGACCGGTAGCTTCAAGGTCAGCGCGGTCTTTGAACTCAGCCGGCCCATGCTCTATGACCTGCCGCTGATGTTCATTGTCCTTGGCTACGCGCTCACCATCAAGCTGCGCAAATCGCCCTTTGACATCTCGGCCAGCGCCCACGCCCACCAGGAACTGGTGCGCGGCGTCTACACCGAGTACTCCGGGCCCTACCTGGCCATGATCGAGATCGCCCACTGGTACGAGGTGATCCTGGTCCTTGGCATCTGCGCGTTGTTCTGGTCCACCAGCTTTGTCGGCATGATCGTGCTCGTGGCCCTGACCTACATGGCCGAAATCATCGTGGACAACGTCACGGCGCGCCTCACCTGGCGGGTCATGCTCAAGTCCGCCGTCGGCATGGGGCTGGTCCTCACCGTGGTCAACTTGCTGTGGCTCTATGCCCAATAA
- a CDS encoding NADH-quinone oxidoreductase subunit B family protein encodes MLGNLINQGRIKSPWVVHFDCGSCNGCDIEVLACLTPLYDIERFGILNIGNPKHADVLLVTGTVNQRNKHVLKNIYDQMPTPKAVIAIGACGCSGGVFREAYNVVGGVDKVIPVDVYVPGCPARPEAIIDGVVAALEKVKKLLGMTA; translated from the coding sequence ATGTTAGGCAATCTGATCAATCAGGGACGCATCAAATCCCCGTGGGTGGTCCACTTCGACTGCGGCAGCTGCAACGGCTGCGACATCGAGGTGCTGGCCTGCCTCACGCCCCTTTACGACATTGAACGCTTCGGCATCTTAAACATCGGCAACCCCAAGCACGCTGACGTGCTGCTCGTGACCGGCACCGTCAACCAGCGCAACAAGCACGTGCTCAAAAACATCTACGACCAGATGCCCACCCCCAAGGCCGTCATCGCCATCGGCGCTTGCGGCTGCTCGGGCGGCGTGTTCCGCGAAGCCTACAATGTCGTCGGCGGCGTGGACAAGGTCATCCCCGTGGACGTGTACGTGCCCGGCTGCCCGGCCCGCCCCGAGGCCATCATCGACGGCGTGGTGGCGGCCCTGGAAAAGGTGAAGAAACTGCTCGGCATGACCGCCTAA
- a CDS encoding cache domain-containing protein gives MRFATAAFGIILACCLLCPANAPAAQAAPPKFALALAASAAGRLDDALAAVEQSAKSLGAAYKELFRATPAMVPEDRGRLLQSYAVKDGTVAFRDLQGPCGPDPAAKAPCQSLYFYDGENFSDNLFRELAALGSLAPAMAAGYGALPYSWVYLTTPDQGFAIYPTLPLVEAVNNYKPTDKDFYTAADFAAKACGWQSPYLDLAGDGMMVTVSCPVYDGETLLAVSSRDVTISQLSGRVMADLAAIPGARAFLMNRRGKAIAVSDPRLAAAIDAINAKAEEAVVYFRADRGLAAMGLEKAEDSPDDGLNAIGEAVIERAETEKKWPMAFVSGKDMVLAARLRATGWHLVLVMPQKAVN, from the coding sequence ATGCGTTTCGCGACCGCCGCTTTCGGAATCATCCTCGCCTGCTGCCTGCTGTGCCCGGCCAACGCCCCAGCCGCCCAGGCCGCGCCGCCGAAGTTCGCCCTGGCCCTGGCCGCCAGCGCCGCCGGCCGCCTCGACGATGCGCTTGCCGCCGTGGAGCAAAGCGCCAAAAGCCTTGGCGCGGCCTACAAGGAACTCTTCCGGGCCACCCCGGCCATGGTCCCCGAGGACCGTGGCCGGCTGCTGCAAAGCTACGCCGTCAAGGACGGCACGGTCGCTTTCCGCGACCTCCAAGGCCCCTGCGGCCCGGACCCGGCCGCCAAGGCCCCCTGCCAGTCCCTCTATTTCTACGACGGCGAAAACTTCTCCGACAATCTCTTCCGGGAGCTGGCCGCCCTGGGCAGCCTCGCCCCGGCCATGGCCGCCGGCTACGGCGCGCTGCCCTACTCCTGGGTCTACCTGACCACCCCGGACCAGGGATTCGCCATCTACCCCACCCTGCCCCTGGTGGAGGCCGTCAACAATTATAAGCCCACGGACAAGGACTTTTACACCGCCGCCGATTTCGCGGCCAAGGCCTGCGGCTGGCAGTCGCCCTACCTCGATCTGGCCGGCGACGGCATGATGGTCACGGTGTCCTGCCCGGTCTACGACGGCGAGACGCTACTCGCCGTGTCGTCGCGAGACGTCACCATCAGCCAGCTCTCCGGCCGGGTCATGGCCGATCTGGCCGCCATCCCCGGCGCGCGGGCCTTTCTGATGAACCGGCGCGGCAAGGCCATCGCCGTCAGCGACCCCCGGCTCGCCGCCGCCATCGACGCCATAAACGCCAAGGCCGAGGAGGCCGTGGTCTATTTCCGGGCCGACCGGGGGCTGGCCGCCATGGGCCTGGAAAAGGCCGAGGACTCGCCCGACGACGGCCTGAACGCCATCGGCGAGGCCGTCATCGAACGGGCCGAAACAGAAAAGAAGTGGCCCATGGCCTTTGTCTCGGGCAAGGACATGGTGCTGGCGGCGCGCCTTCGCGCCACGGGCTGGCATCTCGTGCTGGTGATGCCGCAAAAAGCAGTCAATTAA
- the groES gene encoding co-chaperone GroES: MKLKPLGDRVLVKRLEQEEVTKGGIIIPDSAKEKPMKGEVIAVGPGKLAEDGKHLKMHVEKGDLVLFNKYAGTEIKVDDEDFLVMREDDILAVIEA; this comes from the coding sequence ATGAAGCTCAAACCCTTAGGCGATCGCGTGCTGGTTAAGCGTCTCGAACAGGAAGAAGTCACCAAGGGCGGCATCATCATCCCTGACTCGGCCAAGGAAAAGCCCATGAAGGGCGAAGTCATCGCCGTGGGTCCGGGCAAGCTGGCCGAAGACGGCAAGCACCTGAAGATGCATGTCGAAAAGGGCGACCTCGTGCTGTTCAACAAGTACGCCGGCACCGAGATCAAGGTCGATGACGAAGACTTCCTCGTCATGCGCGAGGACGACATCCTGGCCGTCATCGAAGCCTAG
- the groL gene encoding chaperonin GroEL (60 kDa chaperone family; promotes refolding of misfolded polypeptides especially under stressful conditions; forms two stacked rings of heptamers to form a barrel-shaped 14mer; ends can be capped by GroES; misfolded proteins enter the barrel where they are refolded when GroES binds) has product MAAKEILFDSKAREKLKRGVDKLANAVKVTLGPKGRNVVIEKSFGSPIITKDGVTVAKEIELEDKFENMGAQMVKEVASKTSDIAGDGTTTATILAQAIFTEGVKLVAAGRNPMAIKRGIDKAVASVVAELETLAKPTRDQKEIAQVGTISANSDATIGNIIAEAMNKVGKEGVITVEEAKGMETTLDVVEGMQFDRGYLSPYFITDPERMVCELDEPLILINEKKITAMKDLLPVLEQVAKMSRPLLIVAEDIEGEALATLVVNKLRGTLQVCAVKAPGFGDRRKAMLEDIATLTGGQCVSEDLGIKLENMTLADLGKAKRVIVDKENSTIVDGAGDGDKIKARVKQIRAQIEETTSSYDKEKLQERLAKIVGGVAVINVGAATETEMKEKKARVEDALNATRAAVEEGIVPGGGVALVRCVKSLTGIKAVDDDEQSGIEIVRRAIEEPLRQISGNAGFEGSIVVAKVRDGKDGFGFNAATGEYEDLIKAGVIDPKKVTRIALQNSSSVAGLLLTTEAAIAEKPEPKKDMPPMPGGGMGGMGGMY; this is encoded by the coding sequence ATGGCTGCCAAAGAAATTCTTTTTGATTCCAAAGCCCGCGAGAAGCTGAAAAGAGGCGTCGACAAGCTGGCCAACGCCGTGAAGGTCACCCTTGGACCCAAGGGCCGCAACGTCGTCATCGAGAAGTCCTTCGGTTCCCCGATCATCACCAAGGACGGCGTGACCGTGGCCAAGGAGATCGAACTGGAAGACAAGTTCGAGAACATGGGTGCCCAGATGGTCAAGGAAGTCGCTTCCAAGACCTCCGACATCGCTGGCGACGGCACCACCACCGCCACCATCCTGGCCCAGGCCATCTTCACCGAAGGCGTCAAGCTCGTGGCCGCCGGCCGCAACCCCATGGCCATCAAGCGCGGCATCGACAAGGCCGTGGCCTCGGTCGTGGCTGAGCTGGAGACCCTGGCCAAGCCCACCCGCGACCAGAAAGAGATCGCCCAGGTCGGCACCATTTCCGCCAACTCCGACGCCACCATCGGCAACATCATCGCCGAAGCCATGAACAAGGTCGGCAAGGAAGGCGTCATCACCGTCGAGGAAGCCAAGGGCATGGAAACCACCCTTGACGTCGTCGAGGGCATGCAGTTCGACCGCGGCTACCTCTCCCCCTATTTCATCACCGATCCCGAGCGCATGGTGTGCGAGCTCGACGAGCCGCTGATCCTGATTAACGAGAAGAAGATCACCGCCATGAAGGATCTGCTGCCCGTCCTGGAGCAGGTTGCCAAGATGAGCCGCCCGCTGCTGATCGTGGCTGAAGACATCGAGGGCGAGGCCCTGGCCACCCTGGTCGTCAACAAGCTGCGCGGCACCCTGCAGGTTTGCGCCGTCAAGGCCCCGGGCTTCGGCGACCGCCGCAAGGCCATGCTCGAGGACATCGCCACCCTGACCGGCGGCCAGTGCGTGTCCGAAGACCTGGGCATCAAGCTCGAGAACATGACCCTGGCCGACCTCGGCAAGGCCAAGCGCGTCATCGTGGACAAGGAAAATTCCACCATCGTTGACGGCGCTGGCGACGGCGACAAGATCAAGGCCCGGGTCAAGCAGATCCGCGCCCAGATCGAAGAGACCACCTCCAGCTACGACAAGGAAAAGCTGCAGGAGCGTCTGGCCAAGATCGTCGGCGGCGTGGCCGTCATCAATGTCGGCGCGGCCACCGAGACCGAGATGAAGGAAAAGAAAGCCCGCGTCGAGGACGCCCTCAACGCCACCCGCGCGGCCGTTGAGGAAGGCATCGTTCCTGGCGGCGGCGTCGCTCTCGTGCGCTGCGTCAAGAGCCTGACCGGCATCAAGGCCGTGGACGACGACGAGCAGTCCGGCATCGAGATCGTGCGCCGCGCCATCGAAGAGCCCCTGCGCCAGATCTCCGGCAACGCCGGCTTCGAAGGCTCCATCGTCGTGGCCAAAGTGCGCGACGGCAAGGACGGCTTCGGCTTCAACGCCGCCACCGGCGAATACGAAGACCTGATCAAGGCCGGTGTCATCGACCCCAAAAAGGTCACCCGCATCGCCCTGCAGAACTCCTCCTCCGTGGCCGGCCTGCTCCTGACCACCGAGGCGGCCATCGCCGAGAAGCCCGAGCCGAAAAAGGACATGCCCCCGATGCCCGGCGGCGGCATGGGCGGCATGGGCGGCATGTACTAG